A single region of the Marinobacter salinisoli genome encodes:
- a CDS encoding TIGR04282 family arsenosugar biosynthesis glycosyltransferase produces MPENHPSSTLLMQFAKWPEQGRVKTRLMPALGPAGALDAHVRLTLTVLDNLYTTGYPVQFWWDRAPDPSCTDGEVIVRNLELTGLEQKVQQGANLGQRMFAALQVALKEHSRALIVGSDCPSVDPQYIREAVLKLSEADVALGPSEDGGYVLIGASRVVPGMLDGIDWGTPQVLAQTCARLKELGLRVHLLEPRWDVDEPEDWERFTRLPLSEV; encoded by the coding sequence ATGCCTGAAAATCATCCTTCCTCTACGTTATTGATGCAGTTTGCCAAGTGGCCCGAACAGGGGCGGGTAAAGACCCGTCTGATGCCGGCTCTTGGCCCGGCAGGGGCGCTGGACGCGCACGTCCGTTTAACGCTGACGGTGCTGGATAACCTTTACACCACCGGGTATCCGGTGCAGTTCTGGTGGGATCGGGCGCCGGATCCTTCCTGTACCGATGGCGAAGTCATTGTCCGCAATCTCGAACTGACGGGGCTGGAGCAGAAGGTCCAGCAAGGCGCGAACCTCGGGCAGAGGATGTTCGCTGCACTCCAGGTTGCCCTGAAAGAACACAGCCGCGCCCTGATCGTGGGTAGTGATTGCCCGTCGGTGGACCCCCAGTACATTCGCGAGGCCGTGCTGAAGCTTTCAGAGGCGGATGTGGCGCTCGGCCCTTCCGAAGACGGCGGCTATGTGCTCATTGGCGCCAGCCGCGTGGTGCCGGGGATGTTGGATGGCATCGACTGGGGCACGCCTCAGGTGCTGGCGCAGACGTGTGCCCGGTTGAAAGAACTGGGGCTCCGCGTGCATTTGCTGGAGCCCCGGTGGGACGTGGATGAGCCGGAGGACTGGGAGCGGTTTACGCGCCTGCCCCTGAGCGAGGTGTAA
- a CDS encoding TIGR04283 family arsenosugar biosynthesis glycosyltransferase, with amino-acid sequence MSEPLKLTVVMPVWREAAAIQQTLQALQPLRQAGHEVVVVDGGSDDGTASLAEPLCDRLVCAGKGRAVQMNAGARVATGNVLLFLHADTRLPASALKHLLRFNESGSAWGRFDVRLSGRRPLFRVIAWFMNTRSRLSGICTGDQAVFVRQGVFEALGGFREQPLMEDIELSRRLRLVSRPYCVDSPVITDSRRWEKQGPWRTIFLMWRLRWRYWRGESPESLAREYRSDVRNA; translated from the coding sequence TTGTCCGAACCTCTCAAACTAACTGTCGTTATGCCCGTCTGGCGCGAAGCCGCCGCAATTCAGCAAACCCTGCAAGCACTCCAGCCGTTGCGTCAGGCCGGGCATGAGGTGGTTGTGGTGGATGGCGGCAGTGACGACGGGACAGCGTCGCTGGCAGAGCCCCTGTGTGACCGGCTGGTATGCGCCGGCAAGGGGCGGGCCGTTCAGATGAACGCCGGCGCCCGGGTCGCCACAGGCAATGTCCTTCTCTTTTTGCACGCCGATACCCGATTGCCTGCGAGTGCGCTGAAGCATTTGCTCCGATTTAACGAGTCCGGCAGCGCCTGGGGCCGGTTTGATGTGCGTTTGAGTGGCCGGCGGCCGCTGTTTCGGGTAATTGCCTGGTTCATGAATACGCGCTCCCGTCTATCGGGAATCTGCACCGGCGATCAGGCCGTGTTTGTTCGGCAGGGGGTGTTCGAGGCGCTGGGTGGCTTCCGCGAGCAGCCGCTGATGGAAGATATTGAGTTGTCGAGGCGTCTCCGGCTGGTGTCGCGCCCCTATTGTGTCGATTCGCCCGTGATTACCGACAGCCGTCGCTGGGAAAAGCAGGGCCCTTGGCGTACGATTTTTCTGATGTGGCGATTGCGCTGGCGCTACTGGCGTGGTGAATCCCCGGAATCCCTGGCACGAGAATATCGATCGGATGTCCGCAATGCCTGA
- a CDS encoding insulinase family protein: MSTGTPRDARIQTPIRQTLALLTLLVFSSLAVAATSLQKSPNDNNDYRLVELDNGLRAILVSDPDADKAAASLNVAVGSGNDPRDREGMAHFLEHMLFLGTEKYPEAGEYQQFIKSHGGSHNAFTAFQDTNYFFDVEAKFLEPALDRFAQQFSAPLFTADLVDRERNAVHSEFTSKLKEDGRRLYSVKKAGSNPDHAFSQFAVGNLSTLENTEENPLRPDLIDFWKAQYSANLMTLAVYGPQSLDELESMVRPRFSAIENRQLTLLKHPEPLYTEAQLPAKVTVDAIKDVRSLNLSFPIPSQDDNYRTKPASYVANLLGHEGPGSLLDVLKRAGLVEGLSAGLGMDTGSNATLEINMALTPKGLTNHDDILPLVFEYIDTIRETGISEQYFHEMQQVARMDFRFREQRDPVHEAMSLAGQLRHYPYEEVLSAPWLLERYAPKQYQAILDELTPDNVMVFILAPDPELATARETRWYETPWALTPLATEELTSGAPDVLAAQLRLPAANPFIPENLDMVTGDTMAEPMLLGTRDGLDIWYARDTRFGTPKANVYLSLRTPAARASARSSVLTQLLVDAVNTNLNAWAYSARLAGLDYSVYPHLRGVTVRVGGYSDKLHTLILRILAQLSDPALTEQRFEIARQNLVDSLENKAKDRPVEQTSEFIQTALLEGVWSTEDKLIAARAVSLDELKSFSEALFSQVDPVMLAHGNVTRAYALNLAAQVRAVVLDGNAITEVPRSRVRQLPDGETDVAMNVNHPDTGYTLYMQGTDTSYKERARFRLLAQIISSPFYEAIRTQQQLGYIVYATPFEMLETPALGFVVQSPTAGEQQIDAAVREFSAAFEDRLNGLDDASLAREKQAVISSLLERDRKLGDISNRYWREIDRNNDQFDSREQLAKAVQNVTKEALLETYRTAVLNRQHSLRVVTGAEPANADSELVRLMNLPLVTPRSGAGA, translated from the coding sequence ATGAGCACCGGCACCCCCAGAGACGCACGCATCCAGACACCCATTCGCCAGACACTCGCCCTGCTTACCCTGCTGGTGTTCAGCAGTCTGGCTGTTGCAGCCACGTCGCTTCAGAAGAGTCCCAACGACAACAACGACTACCGACTGGTTGAGCTGGACAACGGCCTGCGCGCAATTCTTGTGTCGGATCCGGACGCCGACAAAGCGGCCGCATCGTTGAACGTTGCGGTTGGCAGCGGTAACGACCCCCGGGACCGGGAAGGCATGGCACACTTTCTGGAGCACATGCTGTTTCTGGGCACCGAGAAATACCCGGAAGCCGGCGAATACCAGCAGTTCATCAAGAGTCACGGCGGGAGTCACAACGCCTTTACCGCGTTTCAGGACACAAATTACTTTTTTGACGTTGAAGCGAAGTTCCTGGAACCTGCGCTCGACCGCTTTGCCCAACAGTTCTCCGCACCGCTGTTCACGGCCGATCTGGTGGATCGGGAACGGAACGCCGTCCATTCGGAGTTCACATCCAAACTGAAAGAAGACGGACGCCGCTTATATTCAGTGAAAAAAGCCGGCAGCAACCCGGACCACGCCTTCAGCCAGTTTGCCGTGGGCAACCTGAGCACACTGGAAAACACCGAGGAAAATCCGCTGCGACCAGACCTGATCGACTTCTGGAAAGCGCAGTATTCCGCGAACCTGATGACCCTGGCCGTGTATGGGCCGCAGTCGCTGGATGAGCTGGAAAGCATGGTTCGCCCCCGATTTTCCGCCATCGAGAACCGGCAACTGACGTTACTGAAGCATCCTGAGCCCCTCTACACGGAGGCGCAACTGCCGGCCAAGGTAACCGTCGACGCCATCAAGGACGTCCGCTCACTGAACCTGTCCTTCCCCATTCCCTCTCAAGACGATAACTACCGCACCAAGCCGGCCAGCTACGTTGCCAACCTGCTGGGTCATGAGGGTCCGGGCAGCCTGCTTGACGTGCTCAAGCGGGCCGGTCTGGTTGAAGGCCTGTCCGCAGGGCTGGGCATGGATACCGGCAGCAACGCCACGCTGGAAATCAACATGGCGCTCACGCCCAAGGGGCTGACTAACCACGACGACATTCTTCCGCTGGTGTTTGAATACATCGACACCATTCGCGAGACCGGTATCAGCGAACAGTATTTCCACGAAATGCAGCAGGTTGCCCGTATGGATTTCCGTTTCCGGGAACAGCGGGACCCGGTACACGAGGCGATGTCACTGGCCGGCCAGTTGCGCCACTACCCCTATGAAGAGGTGCTAAGCGCACCCTGGCTGCTGGAACGCTATGCTCCGAAGCAGTATCAGGCGATCCTGGACGAACTGACACCGGACAACGTCATGGTGTTTATTCTGGCGCCCGATCCGGAGCTGGCCACGGCTCGCGAAACCCGGTGGTACGAGACCCCCTGGGCACTCACCCCGCTGGCTACCGAAGAGCTGACATCCGGCGCACCTGACGTGCTGGCGGCCCAACTACGCCTGCCGGCCGCCAACCCGTTCATCCCGGAGAACCTGGACATGGTGACCGGTGACACCATGGCAGAGCCGATGCTGCTGGGCACCCGGGACGGGCTCGACATCTGGTACGCAAGGGACACCCGTTTCGGCACGCCCAAAGCCAACGTCTACCTCAGCCTGCGCACTCCGGCGGCCCGCGCATCAGCCCGCAGCAGCGTGCTGACCCAGTTACTGGTTGACGCGGTGAATACCAACCTCAATGCCTGGGCCTATTCGGCCCGGCTGGCCGGACTGGATTACAGCGTTTACCCGCACCTGCGGGGCGTCACCGTTCGGGTTGGCGGATACAGCGACAAACTGCATACGCTGATTTTGCGGATACTGGCCCAGTTGTCCGACCCGGCCCTGACCGAGCAACGCTTTGAAATCGCCAGACAAAATCTGGTGGACAGTCTGGAAAACAAAGCCAAGGACCGCCCGGTGGAGCAGACCTCCGAATTCATCCAGACCGCCCTGCTCGAAGGCGTCTGGAGCACCGAGGACAAATTGATCGCGGCCCGGGCGGTGTCACTGGATGAGCTGAAATCCTTCTCCGAGGCGCTGTTCTCCCAGGTCGACCCGGTAATGCTGGCCCACGGCAATGTGACCCGGGCCTACGCCCTGAACCTGGCAGCCCAGGTTCGGGCAGTTGTTCTGGACGGCAATGCCATCACCGAGGTTCCGCGCAGCCGGGTTCGGCAACTGCCGGACGGCGAAACCGACGTGGCGATGAACGTGAATCACCCGGATACCGGGTATACCCTCTACATGCAGGGGACGGACACCAGCTACAAGGAACGCGCCCGATTCCGCTTGCTGGCACAAATCATCAGCAGCCCCTTCTACGAAGCCATCCGAACCCAGCAGCAGCTTGGCTACATTGTTTACGCCACCCCCTTCGAGATGCTGGAAACCCCGGCATTGGGCTTTGTCGTGCAGTCACCCACGGCCGGCGAACAGCAGATTGATGCGGCGGTCCGGGAGTTCTCTGCGGCGTTTGAAGACAGACTCAACGGTTTGGATGACGCCAGCCTGGCCAGGGAAAAACAGGCGGTGATCAGTTCGCTGCTTGAGCGCGACAGGAAACTGGGTGATATCAGCAACCGATACTGGCGGGAGATCGACCGGAACAACGATCAGTTTGATTCCAGGGAGCAGCTCGCCAAGGCGGTGCAAAACGTGACCAAAGAGGCGCTGCTGGAGACATACCGCACTGCGGTTCTGAACCGTCAACACAGCCTTCGGGTGGTTACCGGCGCCGAACCGGCAAATGCCGACAGCGAGCTAGTTCGTCTGATGAACCTGCCGCTGGTTACACCTCGCTCAGGGGCAGGCGCGTAA